The window CCCCTCAGCACACTCGTGGCAGAAGTCTTCCACCTTGCCGTCCTGGAGGGGCTTTTCGCGCGACCGGAAAGTGCGAAGATTGCCTTCCAGGGCGGCACGTGTCTCCACCTCGTGTATGGCGGGTATCGCTACTCAGAGGACCTGGACTTTGCCGGCATAGAAGCGGATGCGGAGTTTAGCAGGCAGTTGGTCAGCGCGGCTCGATCGGCTATTGAAAAGATGGTTGTGCAGATGCTCGGCGTCGGCACCGCTGAATGGCGATTGGCCACGGTGGCCAAGGGGAAAGTGGCGAGCCACTGGTTTTTTTTCCAGCCACAAGGACAGGCCCAAAGGTATCGCCTGAAGATCGAATTCGGACGGTATCCGGCCTATCAGGCAGAAGAAAAGGTGGTGCGTTCGACGGTGGATCTGCTTGGACGGCTGCCGCTGGTAAGGGCTCTCACTCCTGCGGAGTTGTTGGCCGAAAAGATCGCCGCAGTATGCGGCCGACCCTATCTCAAAGGGCGTGACCTTTTTGATGTGTGGTATTTGACAGAAGTCCTTGGCACTCGCGTTGATCAAGACCTCCTGGCGAGGAAGTTCTCTGACTACGCTGTCGAACTCACTCCACAAGGGTTTGAAGATAGGACGAAGGCGGCTGCGCGGCGTTCGCTCATGCGGGAAATGCCTCGCTTTCTTCCCGAGCGCTACAGGCGCCAGCTGGGACAGGATGACTATCGGCTCATTCAGGAGAAGGCCATGGCTGTTGTATGGCAGAGTGTGCGGGCCTTAGGAGGCGAATAAGGAGTGGGCACTCGAGTCTTTACGCAAGCCCAATGGGTCCGTCTGCTTCGCGGAGAAAAGACGGTTTTCACCTTTGGCGAACTCAGCCGCCTCACCGGCCTCTCGGTGGCGGCCCTCCGCAAGGCAATTGCAAGGCAGAGCAAGAATGGACTCTTGCTCAGTGTGGGAAAGGGACTCTATCTCAATGGACTCCGACCTGCAAGTGTGGAAGCCGTCGCTAGCCTTCTCTATCCACCGGCGTACATTTCGTGTGAGACCGCCCTCTTTGTCCACGGTGTAGCTGACCAGGCCCCCCACGTGTTGACCTGCGTGACCACAAACAAGACCAAAGTCTTTCGCACCTGCGTAGGCGAGATCGTCTATCACCACATCAAGAGATCCCTTTTTTTCGGCTATGAGTTCCGAGACCGTGTTTGTTTAGCCTGGCCGGAAAAGGCGGCACTGGACTTCGTCTACCTTCAGCGCCAGAACGGACTATTCCCTCTGCTGGACGAATGGAACTGGGAAAACCTTTCCCAGGAGAGGTTGGCCGACCTGGTGTCTATCTACCCCAAGTCGGTCTTCGTCCATATCGCCCGATTTGCGCCTCCCACGTGGCAGCTGGGGAGGTGAGAGTCTTGGTCGTGTGGCACTCCCCTCCGAGCTGATTGTCACATGGTCGGCACCACCCGCGCTGCCCAACCGCCGCCTGGGGCCAGGTGGATGATTTCCTTGTGGCCCGCGTCGATGGTCTTGAAGACGCGCTTGAAGTCCATTGCGCACCGGTCGGCATTTACTCCATCCTGGTACGCCTGCAGTTGATACCGGCCGGGCGCAAGGAAGGAAAAGTCCACCACCAGGTCCCTCGGCGTCCAGTTGGTCATGGCGCCCACATACCATTCGCTGCCATTCCGTCGAGCCACCAGGATGTACTGACCGACTTGGCCGTCCAGTGCGTGCGTTTCGTCCCACACGGTGGGC is drawn from candidate division KSB1 bacterium and contains these coding sequences:
- a CDS encoding nucleotidyl transferase AbiEii/AbiGii toxin family protein, whose amino-acid sequence is MIWQQLTEGARKQRVPLSTLVAEVFHLAVLEGLFARPESAKIAFQGGTCLHLVYGGYRYSEDLDFAGIEADAEFSRQLVSAARSAIEKMVVQMLGVGTAEWRLATVAKGKVASHWFFFQPQGQAQRYRLKIEFGRYPAYQAEEKVVRSTVDLLGRLPLVRALTPAELLAEKIAAVCGRPYLKGRDLFDVWYLTEVLGTRVDQDLLARKFSDYAVELTPQGFEDRTKAAARRSLMREMPRFLPERYRRQLGQDDYRLIQEKAMAVVWQSVRALGGE